One window of the Salvia splendens isolate huo1 chromosome 1, SspV2, whole genome shotgun sequence genome contains the following:
- the LOC121754641 gene encoding uncharacterized WD repeat-containing protein C2A9.03-like isoform X1: protein MEQFPNHELEYIVDDYYDITDFEDENDSPRIGSSSMDGDSSDSDFEDDFELNNSMTDTSALEVKKGKDIQGIPWGRLNFTREEYRESRLKQYKNYECLSLSREDLDKECKKVEKGHNFYDFQFNTRLVKSTIVHFQLRNLLWATSKHDVYLTQNYSVMHWSSMLRKSREVLNVARPIVPTLNSPGSMAQTLSRVQISTMTVKDNLMVAGGFQGEVMCKYLNQPGVAFCTKVATDENAITNSVDVYHNPSGAKRVITANNDAQVRVLDGGNFSCLNRFTFPWSVNNISASPDGKLLAVLGDSPECLLADAQSGKVVSNLKGHLDYSFASAWHPDGNILATGNQDTTCRLWDVRNLSESVQVLKGRMGAIRAIQFTSNGQFMAMAEPADFVHVFDTKSDYAAGQEIDLFGEIAGISFSPDADALFVGVSDRTYGSLLEFNRRSYDSYLNCVF, encoded by the exons ATGGAGCAATTTCCCAACCACGAGCTCGAGTATATTGTCGACGATTACTACGACATAACTGATTTCGAGGATGAAAACGATTCTCCGAGAATCGGAAGTAGTTCCATGGATGGTGACTCATCTGACTCCGATTTTGAGGACGATTTTGAGCTG AACAATTCAATGACTGATACATCAGCTTTAGAAGTCAAGAAAGGCAAGGATATTCAAGGAATTCCATGGGGAAGGCTCAATTTTACTAGAGAGGAGTACCGTGAATCCCGTTTGAAGCAATACAAGAATTATGAGTGTCTGTCGCTCAGCCGTGAGGATCTTGACAAG GAGTGCAAAAAAGTGGAGAAAGGCCACAACTTCTACGATTTCCAGTTCAATACAAGGCTGGTCAAATCCACAATCGTCCATTTTCAG CTGAGGAACCTACTATGGGCAACCTCAAAGCACGACGTGTATCTGACCCAAAATTACTCTGTGATGCACTGGTCATCCATGCTCAGGAAGAGTCGAGAAGTACTTAATGTTGCTCGGCCTATTGTACCTACCCTG AACTCCCCTGGATCTATGGCTCAGACTCTTTCACGAGTTCAAATAAGCACCATGACCGTGAAGGACAACCTAATGGTGGCCGGTGGTTTCCAAGGAGAGGTTATGTGCAAG TATCTAAACCAACCTGGGGTTGCCTTCTGCACTAAAGTAGCTACTGATGAGAACGCTATCACCAACTCTGTCGACGTTTATCACAACCCCAGTGGCGCGAAGAGGGTAATCACTGCGAACAATGATGCCCAAGTGAGGGTTTTGGATGGTGGAAACTTCTCATGCCTGAATCGTTTCACGTTCCCGTGGTCTGTTAAT AACATCTCCGCGAGTCCGGATGGGAAGTTGCTTGCAGTTCTTGGCGACAGCCCCGAATGTTTACTAGCAGACGCTCAATCGGGGAAG GTTGTCAGCAACCTAAAAGGGCATCTGGACTACTCATTCGCGTCGGCCTGGCACCCAGACGGCAACATTTTGGCCACGGGGAACCAAGACACAACGTGCAGGTTGTGGGACGTGAGGAACCTATCTGAGTCCGTGCAGGTGCTCAAGGGAAGGATGGGTGCTATCAGGGCCATCCAGTTTACATCAAACGGTCAGTTCATGGCCATGGCTGAGCCAGCCGACTTCGTGCATGTGTTTGACACGAAATCGGACTATGCAGCAGGGCAGGAGATCGACCTGTTTGGTGAAATAGCCGGCATCTCCTTCAGCCCGGATGCAGACGCCTTGTTTGTGGGCGTTTCGGACCGGACATACGGCAGTTTGTTGGAGTTCAATAGGAGAAGTTATGACAGCTACCTTAACTGCGTCTTTTAG
- the LOC121754641 gene encoding uncharacterized WD repeat-containing protein C2A9.03-like isoform X2 encodes MARDCYFFISALEAALQFYLSSWRSKRHVPYAFFVVISLHSQFWMHHCDLNTWHLCMFFLYQLRNLLWATSKHDVYLTQNYSVMHWSSMLRKSREVLNVARPIVPTLNSPGSMAQTLSRVQISTMTVKDNLMVAGGFQGEVMCKYLNQPGVAFCTKVATDENAITNSVDVYHNPSGAKRVITANNDAQVRVLDGGNFSCLNRFTFPWSVNNISASPDGKLLAVLGDSPECLLADAQSGKVVSNLKGHLDYSFASAWHPDGNILATGNQDTTCRLWDVRNLSESVQVLKGRMGAIRAIQFTSNGQFMAMAEPADFVHVFDTKSDYAAGQEIDLFGEIAGISFSPDADALFVGVSDRTYGSLLEFNRRSYDSYLNCVF; translated from the exons ATGGCACGAGATTGCTACTTCTTCATTTCAGCCTTAGAAGCAGCATTGCAGTTTTATCTGAGCAGCTGGCGCAGTAAAAGACACGTTCCATATG CTTTCTTTGTAGTTATTTCTCTGCATTCGCAATTCTGGATGCACCACTGTGATCTGAACACTTGGCATCTGTGCATGTTCTTCCTTTATCAG CTGAGGAACCTACTATGGGCAACCTCAAAGCACGACGTGTATCTGACCCAAAATTACTCTGTGATGCACTGGTCATCCATGCTCAGGAAGAGTCGAGAAGTACTTAATGTTGCTCGGCCTATTGTACCTACCCTG AACTCCCCTGGATCTATGGCTCAGACTCTTTCACGAGTTCAAATAAGCACCATGACCGTGAAGGACAACCTAATGGTGGCCGGTGGTTTCCAAGGAGAGGTTATGTGCAAG TATCTAAACCAACCTGGGGTTGCCTTCTGCACTAAAGTAGCTACTGATGAGAACGCTATCACCAACTCTGTCGACGTTTATCACAACCCCAGTGGCGCGAAGAGGGTAATCACTGCGAACAATGATGCCCAAGTGAGGGTTTTGGATGGTGGAAACTTCTCATGCCTGAATCGTTTCACGTTCCCGTGGTCTGTTAAT AACATCTCCGCGAGTCCGGATGGGAAGTTGCTTGCAGTTCTTGGCGACAGCCCCGAATGTTTACTAGCAGACGCTCAATCGGGGAAG GTTGTCAGCAACCTAAAAGGGCATCTGGACTACTCATTCGCGTCGGCCTGGCACCCAGACGGCAACATTTTGGCCACGGGGAACCAAGACACAACGTGCAGGTTGTGGGACGTGAGGAACCTATCTGAGTCCGTGCAGGTGCTCAAGGGAAGGATGGGTGCTATCAGGGCCATCCAGTTTACATCAAACGGTCAGTTCATGGCCATGGCTGAGCCAGCCGACTTCGTGCATGTGTTTGACACGAAATCGGACTATGCAGCAGGGCAGGAGATCGACCTGTTTGGTGAAATAGCCGGCATCTCCTTCAGCCCGGATGCAGACGCCTTGTTTGTGGGCGTTTCGGACCGGACATACGGCAGTTTGTTGGAGTTCAATAGGAGAAGTTATGACAGCTACCTTAACTGCGTCTTTTAG
- the LOC121754641 gene encoding uncharacterized WD repeat-containing protein C2A9.03-like isoform X3, giving the protein MARDCYFFISALEAALQFYLSSWRSKRHVPYVISLHSQFWMHHCDLNTWHLCMFFLYQLRNLLWATSKHDVYLTQNYSVMHWSSMLRKSREVLNVARPIVPTLNSPGSMAQTLSRVQISTMTVKDNLMVAGGFQGEVMCKYLNQPGVAFCTKVATDENAITNSVDVYHNPSGAKRVITANNDAQVRVLDGGNFSCLNRFTFPWSVNNISASPDGKLLAVLGDSPECLLADAQSGKVVSNLKGHLDYSFASAWHPDGNILATGNQDTTCRLWDVRNLSESVQVLKGRMGAIRAIQFTSNGQFMAMAEPADFVHVFDTKSDYAAGQEIDLFGEIAGISFSPDADALFVGVSDRTYGSLLEFNRRSYDSYLNCVF; this is encoded by the exons ATGGCACGAGATTGCTACTTCTTCATTTCAGCCTTAGAAGCAGCATTGCAGTTTTATCTGAGCAGCTGGCGCAGTAAAAGACACGTTCCATATG TTATTTCTCTGCATTCGCAATTCTGGATGCACCACTGTGATCTGAACACTTGGCATCTGTGCATGTTCTTCCTTTATCAG CTGAGGAACCTACTATGGGCAACCTCAAAGCACGACGTGTATCTGACCCAAAATTACTCTGTGATGCACTGGTCATCCATGCTCAGGAAGAGTCGAGAAGTACTTAATGTTGCTCGGCCTATTGTACCTACCCTG AACTCCCCTGGATCTATGGCTCAGACTCTTTCACGAGTTCAAATAAGCACCATGACCGTGAAGGACAACCTAATGGTGGCCGGTGGTTTCCAAGGAGAGGTTATGTGCAAG TATCTAAACCAACCTGGGGTTGCCTTCTGCACTAAAGTAGCTACTGATGAGAACGCTATCACCAACTCTGTCGACGTTTATCACAACCCCAGTGGCGCGAAGAGGGTAATCACTGCGAACAATGATGCCCAAGTGAGGGTTTTGGATGGTGGAAACTTCTCATGCCTGAATCGTTTCACGTTCCCGTGGTCTGTTAAT AACATCTCCGCGAGTCCGGATGGGAAGTTGCTTGCAGTTCTTGGCGACAGCCCCGAATGTTTACTAGCAGACGCTCAATCGGGGAAG GTTGTCAGCAACCTAAAAGGGCATCTGGACTACTCATTCGCGTCGGCCTGGCACCCAGACGGCAACATTTTGGCCACGGGGAACCAAGACACAACGTGCAGGTTGTGGGACGTGAGGAACCTATCTGAGTCCGTGCAGGTGCTCAAGGGAAGGATGGGTGCTATCAGGGCCATCCAGTTTACATCAAACGGTCAGTTCATGGCCATGGCTGAGCCAGCCGACTTCGTGCATGTGTTTGACACGAAATCGGACTATGCAGCAGGGCAGGAGATCGACCTGTTTGGTGAAATAGCCGGCATCTCCTTCAGCCCGGATGCAGACGCCTTGTTTGTGGGCGTTTCGGACCGGACATACGGCAGTTTGTTGGAGTTCAATAGGAGAAGTTATGACAGCTACCTTAACTGCGTCTTTTAG